The following is a genomic window from Chloracidobacterium sp..
ATCAGCTCATCGAGGCGATCGAGTGCGATGCGGACGACCGGTTGAGGCCGATTGTGTGTTTCTGCCGATGGTTGGGCCGCTGCCGGAGCGGCTTTGACAGGTTCCGGCTGTGTGCCGGCGGCAGCCTGCTTAACAAGCCGCACGAATTCGGTCTCGTCCGGTTCGTTTACCGCGTCAGTACCGCCGAGCATCGAGATCAATGCCGAATTCGAGCGGCTGATCAGGTCGATAGTTTCATTATTGGCGCCTGCACCGGCCTCGACCATCTTGTCGAGAAGATCTTCGAGGCGGTGTGCGAGTGTCGATGCCCTCGTAAGGCCGACTATTCCGGCTGCTCCTTTGAACGTGTGTGCGTTGCGGCGGATCTCCCAAAGGGCGGCCGCATTATCCGGAGCGCAGGACAGCATCCCCAGATTGTGGGTTATCGCGGCAAGGAGCTCGTCAGCCTCGGATCGGAAGATCTCGAGCATCTCGGCATCGATGTCCGGATCGGGTTCTTCTGCAATGCGGGCGTCCAGGACGTCAAAGGAAGTATCGACGAAGGTCGATACATCTTCGATCAGCTCATTACCGTTGAAAGAGATGCTAAGCAACGCGGCCTCGGCGGCCGAAAGCCTGTCGAGAGCGGTGTAAACCTCCGCCGTGCCTGTGTCAACCATTTTGACCGACGCGGCAAAGCGGGCAAGCTCGTCAGCTACGGCGTGCTGATCAAAGCCCCGGGCCGCTTCGGCAAACGCCGCAAAATCGGTAACGTATCTCGACAGATCCGGAAGAGGCCCCTCTGACTGGCTCATAACCAGAAGGCCCGAGCGGGCCTGTGAGACCCGCTCGCCGGCTTCGGCTAAAAAGGATTGTAAGGTTGCGGTTTGCGACATCGTTCGAGCCTCTTACTCAGCAGCTTGGGTCAGATAAGTTTCGAGAGCCTTCATCAGAGTCTCGGGGCCGAAAGGCTTAGTTATGTAACCCGTTGTGCCGGCAAGACGCCCGCGAACTTTGTCAAAGAAGCCGTCCTTGCCCGATATCATCACTACGGGAACATCTTTTGTTTCGGCCCTTGCACGTATTTGTTTACAAACCTGATAGCCGTCCATTCGCGGCATTGTGATGTCCAGAAGTATGAGGTCGGGCGTGTTCGAATCGAGCCAGTGCATCGCCTCGATGCCGTCTTCGGCGCATGTGACGGTGTGGCCGCTCTTTTCGAGTTTGTTCGAGATGAGTTTGCGTACAGTTGCGCTGTCGTCAACGACAAGGATCGAATGGCCATGTGCACCGTCTCCCACTCGCTCGTTCTGATGTTTAAGTTCGCCGAGCCTGATCGCGACGGCATTCACCTGACCCGCGAGGATGACGTTATTCGGGTCGGCCTGCGCCGCTTCCTGCAGGTATGAAAAGGCTAGGTCCGTATTTTTGAGATTGAAGTGGCCTAAAGCCAGCATCTGCATCTCATCGGGTGTGAATTTTCGAACATTCCATTCTGCCGTGAGCTTTGCAACAGCCGTCTGAACGGCCGCACGATCGGCCGGCGATGCCGCCAGTAGAGCTTCGATGTTCGAGAGTGAGAGGACGGCCTTACAGCCGGGGCATTCAAATACCTGACGAACTGTCTCGGCATTGCAGAACGGGCAAGTCTCGGTCACTGTCTCCGCTGCGTTGTCGCAGCTCATGTACGTTTGATCTGCATCCGTCTCGTGGATCAGCGGCTGATCTCCGGGAACGGGCGGCACATAGCCGTGATCGATCACGTCCTCGGCCGTATATTCACACGTTTCGGCAAAGGGCGAAGCGTACGTCTCCTCATAGCGGGCGGCTTCTTCAGCCGCAAAGCTTTGCGGAAAATGTGCAGTCTCGCTCTCCGTCTCGGGCTGCGCCGCATCTGCGCTTATTTCCGATGCTTCTGCATCCTGGCCTTCAACGGCAACGGGACCATTGGGTAAGAACTCGTAATCAGCGTCGGCCTCATGCGTCGGCCGCTCGGGCTCAACCTGTGTTTGAGTTTCTGCCGTTTCCGCGGCGACCTCGACGGTTGGTGCGGGCGCTGCTGCGGTAGCAAGTTCACTCAACATATCGCGCCCCATAGATGCGAGTGCGTTGCCCGGATCAAGCTCAAGGACACGCGTGTAGGCGTCGAATTTATCTTCAATTGAAACCGCCAATTGCGATTTAAGCAGCCACAGATCAACGCTGTCGGGCTTCGCCTCGATCAAGCTGCTGAGCAGTGCATTCGCCTGTGGTGCATCACCGCTGACGGCGGCCTTTTTGACATCGAGAAGTGCAGCCTCGAACTTCGCCGCTTCCTGCTCGCGCATCCATTGATGAGCGGACTCGTTTTCAGGGTCGAGATCAAGAATTTGTTTGTAAGCGGCAGCTTTGGCATCGCCATGGTCTGCCAACTGAGCCTTCAGCAGCCACAGTTCGACGCTGTCAGGCTTGGCTTCGAGAAGCTCTGCAAGGATCGGGTTTCCGCGTTCCGAATCACCTGCGGCAGCGGCATCTTTGACCTCCGCAAGAGCGGCCTCGAACTTCGCCGCTTTCTGCTCGAGCATCCATTCCTGTGCTGTTTCATTCTCCGGGTCGAG
Proteins encoded in this region:
- a CDS encoding response regulator, whose amino-acid sequence is MLALGHFNLKNTDLAFSYLQEAAQADPNNVILAGQVNAVAIRLGELKHQNERVGDGAHGHSILVVDDSATVRKLISNKLEKSGHTVTCAEDGIEAMHWLDSNTPDLILLDITMPRMDGYQVCKQIRARAETKDVPVVMISGKDGFFDKVRGRLAGTTGYITKPFGPETLMKALETYLTQAAE